A region of Vibrio chagasii DNA encodes the following proteins:
- a CDS encoding HD domain-containing protein, which produces MKNIEIEGVLEFLRGAEQLKNTLRTARTSNGRHESTAEHTWRLCLMVMMFSEQYPHIDSLKLIKMCIIHDLGEAIGGDIAAIDQVEGSNKGEQERRDLITLIEPLPDNLQKDILVLWDEYENASSEEAKLAKALDKIETLLQHTQGQNPDDFDYGFNLSYGRKYTDNDELTASIRKIIDKDTEALASANNTL; this is translated from the coding sequence ATGAAAAATATAGAAATAGAAGGCGTCTTGGAGTTTTTAAGAGGTGCTGAGCAGCTTAAGAACACATTGCGAACAGCTCGCACTTCAAATGGTCGACATGAAAGTACCGCTGAACACACTTGGCGTTTATGTTTGATGGTAATGATGTTCTCAGAGCAGTACCCACATATTGATTCGCTCAAACTGATAAAGATGTGCATCATTCACGATTTGGGTGAGGCCATTGGTGGTGATATTGCCGCCATCGATCAAGTCGAAGGTTCGAATAAGGGAGAGCAAGAAAGGCGTGATCTGATTACGTTGATTGAACCTCTTCCTGATAACTTGCAAAAAGATATTCTTGTGCTTTGGGATGAATACGAAAACGCGTCATCAGAAGAAGCAAAGTTAGCTAAAGCTCTCGATAAAATTGAAACCTTGCTACAGCATACTCAAGGGCAAAACCCAGATGACTTTGATTATGGCTTCAATTTGTCTTATGGCAGAAAGTACACTGACAACGATGAACTCACAGCTTCGATACGCAAAATTATAGATAAAGACACAGAAGCTTTAGCATCTGCAAACAACACGCTTTAA
- a CDS encoding HIT family protein, protein MTIVEKIVRREMEAVIVYESDDVIAFADHNPINFGHILICPTHPYANYIDLPEGVLTEIHSVVRQVYRRIEEAFKPDGISFLQNNGEFNELSHYHLHIFPRFEGDQFGWQSSELGIQSIEKLHESLKHL, encoded by the coding sequence ATGACAATAGTCGAAAAAATTGTTCGCCGCGAAATGGAGGCTGTCATCGTTTATGAATCCGATGACGTGATTGCTTTTGCTGACCACAATCCTATCAACTTTGGGCATATTTTGATTTGTCCGACACATCCGTACGCCAACTATATAGATCTACCAGAAGGTGTTCTTACCGAAATTCATTCCGTCGTTAGGCAGGTGTATAGACGTATTGAAGAGGCGTTTAAACCTGATGGTATTTCATTCTTGCAAAATAACGGTGAGTTTAATGAGTTGTCTCATTACCACCTGCATATCTTTCCAAGATTTGAGGGCGATCAGTTCGGTTGGCAGAGTAGTGAACTCGGCATTCAAAGTATAGAGAAACTGCACGAGTCATTAAAACACTTGTAA
- a CDS encoding ATP-binding protein, with translation MAKIYFVCGFIGSGKTTYSKQLADKHNAFRFSIDEWMIPLYGEHMERDVFDKRLATLQGLFKESALQLFSLDVPVIFDFGFWKKADRDAFITWASTVGVESEVHYLDVSFETCKQRALKRNANLNGKSYEMTPDMLALFWSWFEIPTSNENVVWVQQTT, from the coding sequence ATGGCTAAAATCTATTTCGTATGTGGTTTCATTGGTTCCGGTAAGACGACTTACTCCAAGCAGCTTGCAGATAAACATAACGCTTTTCGTTTCTCGATTGATGAGTGGATGATTCCCCTATATGGCGAGCACATGGAGCGCGATGTGTTCGATAAACGGCTCGCTACGCTACAAGGCTTGTTTAAAGAATCTGCGCTTCAGCTATTTTCTCTCGATGTCCCTGTTATTTTCGACTTTGGCTTTTGGAAGAAAGCAGACCGTGATGCTTTTATAACATGGGCATCGACTGTCGGTGTTGAAAGTGAAGTTCATTATCTCGATGTATCGTTTGAGACATGTAAGCAGAGGGCATTGAAGCGCAACGCAAATCTGAACGGAAAGTCGTATGAAATGACGCCTGATATGCTAGCGTTGTTCTGGTCTTGGTTTGAAATACCAACCTCAAATGAAAATGTGGTCTGGGTTCAGCAGACAACCTAG
- a CDS encoding GNAT family N-acetyltransferase — MIREMSKSDFESFWPTFSAVIQAQETYAFDPEMTMEQAFSVWCEQPSKTYVYTENDVVLGSYYIKPNAMGPSGHICNCGYMVSEEARGQGIARSLCEHSQQVAIELGFEAMQFNSVVSTNKTAIKLWERLGFSIIGAIPKAYKHPKFGPVNSYIMYKSLKK; from the coding sequence ATGATCAGGGAAATGTCTAAATCTGACTTTGAGTCATTTTGGCCTACTTTCTCGGCTGTGATTCAAGCACAAGAAACCTACGCATTTGATCCGGAGATGACGATGGAACAAGCTTTTTCGGTTTGGTGTGAACAGCCATCAAAAACTTATGTCTACACCGAGAATGACGTTGTTTTAGGCTCGTACTACATAAAGCCTAATGCAATGGGTCCAAGCGGTCATATTTGTAACTGCGGTTACATGGTTTCCGAAGAGGCAAGGGGGCAGGGAATCGCTCGGTCTTTGTGCGAACACTCACAACAAGTCGCGATTGAATTAGGCTTTGAGGCGATGCAATTCAACAGTGTCGTGTCGACGAACAAAACTGCAATCAAGCTTTGGGAAAGGCTTGGCTTTAGTATTATCGGTGCCATCCCAAAGGCATATAAGCATCCTAAATTTGGTCCAGTTAACAGTTACATCATGTACAAGTCACTCAAAAAATAA
- a CDS encoding DUF3291 domain-containing protein, which yields MKLAQLNIALAKYPLDAPEIKDFVDNLELVNGIAESSEGFVWRLKDESGDATNIKAFDDPNMIVNMSVWESVDVLKNFMFRTHHRDFMRRKGEWFHRLAEDTYVLWWVKDDHIPTLDEAIERLEHLREVGDSPYAFTFKTNFTEEEAPR from the coding sequence GTGAAACTCGCTCAATTAAATATCGCACTCGCGAAATACCCTTTAGACGCACCAGAGATTAAAGACTTCGTCGATAATTTGGAATTGGTAAATGGCATTGCCGAAAGTAGTGAAGGGTTTGTGTGGCGCCTTAAAGATGAATCTGGCGATGCAACCAACATAAAAGCGTTTGATGATCCGAACATGATCGTCAATATGTCTGTCTGGGAATCGGTCGACGTGTTAAAGAACTTCATGTTTCGAACTCACCACCGCGACTTTATGCGAAGAAAGGGCGAATGGTTTCATCGTTTAGCGGAAGACACATATGTGCTTTGGTGGGTTAAGGATGATCACATCCCAACCCTTGATGAAGCGATTGAACGTTTAGAGCACCTCAGAGAAGTGGGAGACTCTCCTTACGCATTTACCTTCAAAACAAACTTCACTGAGGAAGAGGCTCCAAGATAG